Sequence from the Sphingobacteriaceae bacterium GW460-11-11-14-LB5 genome:
TAAAAAAAGTCCCGATGTTTAGACAAGGGGACTGCACTATATGTTACAATAATATTTTATTTATGCCGAGAAACTCGTGCCACAGCCACAAGTGCTGGTTGCATTAGGATTAACGAAAGTAAAACCACGAGAATTTAATCCATCCTGCCAGTCGATCATCATGCCCATTAAATACATCTGGTGTGCTTTGTTCATGAAAACTTTAATGCCATCAATAAAAAATTCCTGATCGCCATCTTTTTTCTGATCAAAACCTAAAACGTAATTCATGCCAGCACAGCCGCCACCCTCTACGCCTACGCGTAATCCGTAATCTTCACTAATCTCCTGCTGATCCCTTAATTTATATAACTCTTTGGCTGCTCCTTCTGAAAAAGTAACGGGTGCAAATGCTGTATCAACTGTTGTGCTCATGTTATTTAAATTTTATCTGTTACAAATATAAATAATAATGCACATTTTTGCTTTTAACGGTCTGTTAATATTACCGTAATTAAACAATACTTATGAATACCCAACAAATTTTAGTTGATATAGTTGTCTTATTTGCAGGCATTTTCGCTGCGCTAATCGCCCTTTATTACATTCTAAGGAACGATATCCAGCGTTTCTTTGACTTAAAAACGATCGAGCTGAACAAAGAAAGCCGGGCGCATATTTTGCCCTTACGTTTACAGGCACACGAACGTTTAATCATATTTATCGACCGGATTAACCCCGCTAATTTGCTTGTTCGCCTGCACCAGCAAGGAATTGGCATTGGTACTTTACAAGCTGGTATCTTAAACGAAATTCGCTCGGAGTACCAGCATAATATTACCCAGCAGTTGTATGTAGATAGCGTAACCTGGACTGTGGTGCGAAAA
This genomic interval carries:
- a CDS encoding iron-sulfur cluster assembly accessory protein translates to MSTTVDTAFAPVTFSEGAAKELYKLRDQQEISEDYGLRVGVEGGGCAGMNYVLGFDQKKDGDQEFFIDGIKVFMNKAHQMYLMGMMIDWQDGLNSRGFTFVNPNATSTCGCGTSFSA